In Primulina huaijiensis isolate GDHJ02 chromosome 16, ASM1229523v2, whole genome shotgun sequence, a single genomic region encodes these proteins:
- the LOC140960757 gene encoding probable carboxylesterase 2 has translation MDAKAVVHDVPPYLKVYEDGTVERLLGVETVPPTLDSDTGVSSKDVLILPERGVSARLYRPSPSANHHKKHPLVVYFHGGAFCISSPADPKYHDMLSKLVKEAQIVLISVDYRRAPESPLPTAYEDSWAALQWVASHIENGSEIWLKEFADFDEVYLAGDSAGANISHHLAIKAGLQTQNHSLGKLKIVGILMVHPYFWGKDPIGVEEENPMFKSVVDKWWEFVCPSDLGCDDPWINPFVIGASSLEGLACSKILVCVAGNDILRERGRLYYESLVKSAWKGQAQFLETEGEDHVFHIIDSDSKKAMELIKICAEFLNKD, from the coding sequence ATGGATGCAAAGGCGGTTGTCCATGATGTTCCACCTTACCTAAAAGTATACGAAGATGGAACCGTCGAAAGGCTTCTAGGAGTAGAAACTGTCCCACCAACACTAGATTCCGACACCGGAGTCTCCTCCAAGGATGTCCTAATCCTACCGGAACGTGGCGTATCAGCCCGGCTCTATCGCCCCAGTCCCTCGGCCAACCACCACAAGAAACACCCTTTAGTCGTCTACTTCCACGGCGGAGCTTTCTGCATATCATCTCCTGCTGATCCCAAGTACCACGACATGCTGAGCAAGCTAGTTAAAGAGGCTCAAATCGTCCTTATTTCAGTTGATTACCGAAGAGCCCCTGAAAGCCCACTTCCTACGGCGTACGAGGACTCGTGGGCAGCGCTTCAATGGGTTGCTTCACACATCGAAAATGGTAGCGAAATTTGGTTGAAAGAGTTTGCTGATTTTGACGAAGTGTACTTAGCAGGAGACAGTGCAGGCGCTAACATTTCGCATCACTTGGCGATCAAGGCAGGGTTACAAACACAAAATCACAGCTTAGGAAAACTCAAGATTGTCGGGATCTTAATGGTGCACCCATATTTCTGGGGAAAGGATCCGATCGGAGTGGAAGAGGAGAATCCGATGTTCAAATCGGTGGTGGACAAGTGGTGGGAATTCGTCTGCCCGTCGGATCTCGGCTGCGATGACCCGTGGATCAACCCGTTCGTGATCGGGGCTTCGAGTCTTGAAGGATTGGCTTGTAGCAAGATTCTTGTTTGCGTTGCAGGGAATGATATTTTGAGGGAAAGAGGAAGATTGTACTACGAATCATTGGTGAAGAGTGCATGGAAAGGGCAAGCTCAGTTTCTTGAAACAGAAGGCGAGGATCATGTCTTTCATATCATTGATTCTGATTCGAAGAAAGCTATGGAACTTATCAAGATATGTGCTGAATTCTTGAACAAGGATTAA